A segment of the Leptospira hartskeerlii genome:
CCCTGGTATCCAAGTTGTTTCTAAATTCGGGGGTCTTCGTTCTCTATTCGGCGGAGAAGGTCTGTTCTTGTTAGAAATTTCAGGAACAGGTAAAGTATTCTTAAGTTCATACGGTGCTATTATTCCAATTCAAGTAGAAGGAAATTATACTGTAGACACAGGTCATATAGTCGCTTTTGAAAATTCTCTACAATTCAAAGTAGGAAAGGCTGGAGGAAATTGGAAATCCACTTTGCTCGGTGGAGAAGGTTTGGTAGCGAATTTTTCAGGTAACGGAACTCTTTGGATCCAATCCAGGGTGCCTTCCGGATTTATCAGCTGGCTTACTAAACTTCTTCCAGTTTAACAAACATTAGGAATCAAAATGAATATCCAAGTTTTATACAAACCATCTTATTCCGTAGCGAAAGTTAATTTAAGTTCCGGAGAATCTATTAAGGCGGAAGCGGGAGCTCTGATGAGTATGAGCTCTCATATCCAAATGCAAACTAGCAAAGCACAACAAGGTGGGTTATTCAAATCCTTGAAAGCCGCTTTCTTAGGAGGAGAATCTTTCTGGATGAATACATTCTCCGCATCACAAGCCGGAGAAGTTTTACTTGCTCCTACACTTCCTGGAGACATTGAAAAGTTGGAATTGAACGGTACAATTTTTATACAGTCCAGTTCCTTCCTCGCATCAAAACCTGAGATAGATATAGATACAAAGTTCCAAGGTCTGAAAGGTTTTTTCAGCGGAGAGTCTTTATTCTTCTTAAAACTTTCAGGAAGCGGACCGGTTTTAATCTCCAGTTACGGAGGGATAGAAGTCCTGGATGTAGAAGGTGAATTTATAGTAGATACAGGCCATATAGTCGCATTTGAAGAAGGCCTTCAATACGAGATCACAAAGTTCGGAGGCTGGAAATCATTCTTCTTAGGCGGAGAAGGTTTAGTCGCCAAATTTAAAGGCAAAGGAAGACTTTGGCTCCAATCCAGAAATGTGCCTACACTCGGCGCTTGGTTCAGATCCGAATTACCACCTAGAAAGGAATAAACTATGAAATTTGAAATATTAGCAAAACCTGATTTTCCCATCTTAAAATTGAATATGAGCTCAGGAGAATCCATTCGCGCGGAATCCGGAGCAATGGTTGCAATGTCTCCTCAGGTCAAAATGGAGACAAAGGCGCAAGGTGGAATATTTGCATCTGCAAAAAGAGCTTTGTTTAGTGGTGAGTCCTTCTTTCAAAATACATTCACCGTAGAAAATGGAAATGGAGAATTATTTCTGACCTCTGCCACCCAAGGAGACTTGGAACACAGAACTCTCAAAAACGAAGAATTGATCTTAAGTAGAGGAGCCTATGTCGCAGGCGGAACTGAGCTTGTGATAGACAGCAAATGGGGAGGCTTCAAAGGATTTTTTGCAGGAGAAGGTTTATTCTTCCTAAAAGTTTCCGGAACAGGAGACCTTTTCTTTTCTAGCTTTGGAGCAATTCATCAAGTAGATGTGGACGGAATGTATATCGTAGACACAGGACATATAGTGGCATTCGAACCTAGTTTGGATTATCATATAGATAAGGTAGGCGGATTAAAATCTCTATTCTTATCCGGTGAAGGACTAGTGGCAAAGTTTTCAGGTAAAGGAAAACTTTATCTACAGACTAGGAACCAAAACTCTTTTGCTTCTTGGGCAAATAGCTGGAGAAGAGTGCAACGTTCTACAAGCGTAGGAGGAGGGGACTAAGCCCTTCCCGGGTACCCGATCACATCCATAAAGGCGGAAACAGAGAATACCGCCTTTCCCGGTCCTGGTTCTCCATAACCCGGAGGTGTAGGAAGATTATATTTTTCGAATGTAGACTTCCAGACTGTGAGTAATTCACAGAAATATTCCAGAGGAGGACCGGCCTGTGTTCCGAGAGTCGTATAAGGTTCAGGACACCAAGCAGTAAATCTAGGCATGATCCCCTTGGACATGAAGAAGTCTAAACCTTCTCCAGTAGACTTAATTGCTTCCGCTACTGTTTCAAATCCCCAAGGCTGAGAAAGTTCTACTCCTCCTACAAAGTTAGGAATCACATACGAAGGTCCGAAAATTTCCGCTGAATCAACGATCCTTCTGATCCAAGTATCTCTACCGATGTATGCTTCTTTTCCTGGGCAGATTTTTTTGAATAATTCAGGTTCCCAGACTTCGTAGTTTGGATGATAGACTTGGATACCTGCATCTTTGAATTTTTTGCAGTCATCATTTTCCCAAGCTTGGGAAACGATCTTGCCCATCCATCTTCCTGGGAACTTCTGCTCGATTGCTTGTGCGTATTCTAAATAAAAATCTATTTCATTCTTCTTTTTGAGAGAAGTGATTACGGAACCGCCGGTGATTGTATAAACTTTTGCGATATCATCTTCCGCATCTATCCAAGATAGAACTTCTAAAATATCTTCTATGTCTTTAACACCTGTGTAAGGTCTGCCTGCATTCTTCTGTTGTCTATAATTATGATTGATATCGCAGTAAGCACATTCTTCGTCTTTACCGAAATACTGGCAGTTGCGGAATACAGTTAAGTAGATGAGATATCCCCATTCAATAACAGGTGCGATCTCTCCTGGAATTTTTCCGGACTTTGTTTTGTGTCTGTACCAAGCAGGCTTAGGTGGATATTCCAGTTTTCCTAAAAATGTTTCGTTCAGATAAAGACCTGGTCTTCCTTCATCTTTTTCGCCAGGAGGGATACGTTTCACTTTATAAGGTGAGTTCGGATTATTACGAGTAGATACTACAGTGGGTAATAAATCGAAATAACCGCCAGTGATTTTAATCTCTTCTGGTGCCTTGGAGTCGGTGCCTTCTTTCATATCCGCAAGTGGAATATGGTCAAAGGAGAAGATGAAATAATCCTTGGTCTTATAATCCCCCTCTATCTGAAAAGATTCAGGAAGAAAATGGATCCCTTGCCTCAGAATGTCCTGCTTCAGAATTGCTTCGAATGGGATCTGTTTATATTTTTTTTCCATTTCCTCTAGCAAGGCTATGGAAGATTCGGGGCGAAGGGTACTCGTGCTCATCTTAACTCCAGACTGGTTTGTGGGCAAGTTTTGGCAGCTAGTTTTTGGCTTTTTCATCCTTGACTGAGAGATTTCAAACTGTATTTTTTTCTGCCAGAATGAGACGATTTTGCATTAGGATCTTAACCTTCTCTCTATTTTTGGGACTCTTGTTACTTTCTGCAAGAGCAGACCTTCTTCTTGCCAAAACTAAAAAACAAAAACCTAAAAAAGAGAATGTACCAGAATATGTTTTCGGTTGGACCCAGGTTGCGTCCGGATTTAAAGAAATCACAGATATACAATTTCATTCCAGCCTTCCAGACGAGATGGTCGTCTTGGAGAAGAAAGGAAAAATCCTTCTTTGGAATTTTACAAATAAAGAATCGAAGCTA
Coding sequences within it:
- a CDS encoding TIGR00266 family protein, with product MNIQVLYKPSYSVAKVNLSSGESIKAEAGALMSMSSHIQMQTSKAQQGGLFKSLKAAFLGGESFWMNTFSASQAGEVLLAPTLPGDIEKLELNGTIFIQSSSFLASKPEIDIDTKFQGLKGFFSGESLFFLKLSGSGPVLISSYGGIEVLDVEGEFIVDTGHIVAFEEGLQYEITKFGGWKSFFLGGEGLVAKFKGKGRLWLQSRNVPTLGAWFRSELPPRKE
- a CDS encoding TIGR00266 family protein, translated to MKFEILAKPDFPILKLNMSSGESIRAESGAMVAMSPQVKMETKAQGGIFASAKRALFSGESFFQNTFTVENGNGELFLTSATQGDLEHRTLKNEELILSRGAYVAGGTELVIDSKWGGFKGFFAGEGLFFLKVSGTGDLFFSSFGAIHQVDVDGMYIVDTGHIVAFEPSLDYHIDKVGGLKSLFLSGEGLVAKFSGKGKLYLQTRNQNSFASWANSWRRVQRSTSVGGGD
- a CDS encoding radical SAM protein, giving the protein MSTSTLRPESSIALLEEMEKKYKQIPFEAILKQDILRQGIHFLPESFQIEGDYKTKDYFIFSFDHIPLADMKEGTDSKAPEEIKITGGYFDLLPTVVSTRNNPNSPYKVKRIPPGEKDEGRPGLYLNETFLGKLEYPPKPAWYRHKTKSGKIPGEIAPVIEWGYLIYLTVFRNCQYFGKDEECAYCDINHNYRQQKNAGRPYTGVKDIEDILEVLSWIDAEDDIAKVYTITGGSVITSLKKKNEIDFYLEYAQAIEQKFPGRWMGKIVSQAWENDDCKKFKDAGIQVYHPNYEVWEPELFKKICPGKEAYIGRDTWIRRIVDSAEIFGPSYVIPNFVGGVELSQPWGFETVAEAIKSTGEGLDFFMSKGIMPRFTAWCPEPYTTLGTQAGPPLEYFCELLTVWKSTFEKYNLPTPPGYGEPGPGKAVFSVSAFMDVIGYPGRA
- a CDS encoding TIGR00266 family protein, which gives rise to MQFQISHKPSFSLLKLRLGPGQSIKSEAGAMVYMSSRMGVETKMGSGFLSALSRKIFGGESFFFNTYTAPDSGGEIGLAPDLPGDIIDLDLNGKSIFVQSGSYLASDPGIQVVSKFGGLRSLFGGEGLFLLEISGTGKVFLSSYGAIIPIQVEGNYTVDTGHIVAFENSLQFKVGKAGGNWKSTLLGGEGLVANFSGNGTLWIQSRVPSGFISWLTKLLPV